The Pyrenophora tritici-repentis strain M4 chromosome 3, whole genome shotgun sequence genome has a window encoding:
- a CDS encoding Fungal-trans multi-domain protein produces MTMVKVESTSLAGPAKTTSEESPNTSNTPAPASTAKPDPPPATIPSFPPPKNDKPRPHVCATCTRSFARLEHLKRHERSHTKEKPFECPQCTRCFARRDLLLRHQQKLHQQGNTSTRPRQGRRESTTGLPPNASGRVRKNSISGNAVGIKGNVMRPRANTISHIDPNALSSFLASHGTPIAGPRGGHPGHSHHSSLSGTSQFDYRGMSTAVGNHGQHHALPRLDTHRGFGMGGGGLRTAPIQTMAGHDEHDFDKFFASSTGSTIDPNQLHHFNAGLGVSQSPFKQQFANPFAGNNPIEEDDFSWSMGMDSSLVFSAANESALDGSSPSAISTASQGAFNDMMLDGSSQPNSAAMWHNPLVTHTSINPATFSFDSMNPIFPELMVNTGTGQDLGDNGVQGDFYASTPPPLAAMSPSGGMPGMPNQYFQTPITFASDARSISSSSVNGSARHSSVSSFSTETITDSTRQALMFNLSQAMGYGHGAQRRFSTPSISSPLSSNGTVKPSTQAGILPSTIDIQRYVNAYIHYFHPHFPFLHIPTLSFNTPAYTYQLRTAGNFNQDTMVGGGGCLILAMAAIGALYEYEQNVAKELFEAAKKLILFYLDERRKAGLSAVNGPSSANDHINKPPLWLVQAMLLNLIFGHSCGDRQAAEVASTHCAALVSLAKAAGLDKPVPPEQGNPNSPNNANGDNMHMSDDQQADSVDEHAQWMQWKNVEERKRTYFAIFSMSSLLVSAYAHSPRILNSEIHLDLPCEEDLWSVDNPQAWIAMGGSMIAQTRGLSFISAMTYLLEASTRQSNPGSRMRNPYPQAFVSGQTLNGPVESDIRPSTFGCYVLINAMHVYIWETRNRHNGRLWKTQETEAMHAQIEPALKAWQVAWRANPNHSIERPSPFGPLSADCIPLLDLAYVRLFVNLGRAKELLWQRDFDGMANELARGIDIIGQADGSPESSSSMDISHSPDQMGAQDNVSPGRTNQMPNGQSSKRERHLRKAAFYAADSLSMADRLGASYPDYTSRELPNSSALCTFDCAQVLAEWVATVQDRVGRYLGVLGRDEIDFTAVPAILLLEEEDVKLLQKISEILHHADMKMAYDISSTSMPMLGGLSNLGHCGYGTKLLMVTAYMLTKAAVWPVTHIHARALEAHAHHISQRAENSVNIQ; encoded by the exons ATGACTATGGTCAAAGTGGAGAGCACGAGCCTGGCGGGTCCTGCGAAGACGACGAGCGAAGAGTCCCCCAACACCAGCAACA CCCCAGCCCCAGCATCGACTGCAAAGCCCGACCCTCCACCAGCCACGATCCCCTCATTTCCTCCACCCAAGAACGACAAGCCACGGCCCCATGTCTGCGCCACCTGCACCCGCTCCTTTGCGCGACTAGAGCACCTAAAGCGCCATGAACGCTCACATACAAAAGAGAAGCCATTCGAGTGCCCTCAGTGCACGAGATGCTTCGCGCGTCGCGACTTGTTGCTGCGCCATCAACAGAAGCTCCACCAGCAGGGCAACACTTCCACACGCCCCCGTCAGGGACGTAGGGAAAGCACGACCGGCCTTCCACCCAACGCTTCCGGACGAGTGCGCAAGAACTCGATATCGGGCAACGCGGTTGGCATCAAGGGCAATGTCATGAGGCCGCGCGCCAATACCATCAGCCACATTGACCCGAATGCCCTCAGCAGCTTCCTAGCCTCGCATGGCACTCCCATCGCAGGCCCCAGAGGCGGACATCCAGGCCACTCACATCATTCAAGCTTGTCAGGTACTAGTCAGTTTGACTACAGGGGCATGTCTACTGCCGTCGGTAACCACGGCCAACATCACGCTCTACCGAGACTCGACACCCACCGTGGCTTCGGCATGGGAGGCGGCGGCCTTCGCACAGCGCCCATACAGACTATGGCCGGGCATGATGAGCATGACTTTGACAAGTTCTTCGCATCGTCAACAGGCTCCACCATCGACCCGAATCAGCTACATCACTTCAACGCCGGTCTTGGCGTTTCGCAATCGCCCTTCAAACAGCAGTTTGCTAATCCCTTTGCCGGAAACAACCCCATTGAAGAAGATGACTTCAGCTGGAGTATGGGCATGGATAGCTCCCTCGTCTTCTCTGCTGCAAATGAATCTGCCTTGGACGGCTCGTCGCCATCGGCAATCAGTACTGCAAGCCAGGGTGCCTTCAACGACATGATGCTAGACGGCTCGAGCCAACCAAACTCCGCAGCCATGTGGCATAATCCCTTAGTTACCCACACGAGCATCAACCCGGCTACCTTCTCTTTTGATTCCATGAACCCAATCTTCCCCGAGTTGATGGTCAACACAGGTACTGGGCAGGATCTCGGCGATAATGGCGTCCAGGGCGATTTCTACGCCTCTACTCCACCTCCTTTAGCGGCCATGAGCCCTTCAGGTGGTATGCCCGGTATGCCGAACCAGTATTTTCAGACGCCCATAACATTCGCTTCTGATGCTCGCAGCATATCATCTTCCTCGGTCAACGGCAGTGCAAGGCACAGTTCCGTCTCCTCATTTTCCACTGAAACCATCACAGACTCTACGAGGCAAGCTCTAATGTTCAACTTAAGTCAAGCCATGGGCTACGGTCATGGGGCTCAACGGAGATTCTCAACCCCATCCATCAGCTCGCCCCTGTCTTCCAACGGAACTGTCAAGCCCTCAACGCAGGCTGGCATACTCCCAAGTACCATTGACATACAGCGCTATGTGAATGCCTACATTCACTATTTCCATCCCCATTTTCCCTTCCTGCACATTCCCACACTTTCCTTCAACACTCCAGCGTATACGTACCAGCTTCGCACTGCCGGTAATTTCAACCAGGATACTATGGTTGGTGGCGGTGGCTGTCTCATTCTTGCCATGGCCGCGATTGGGGCGCTGTACGAGTATGAACAAAACGTCGCAAAGGAGCTTTTCGAGGCAGCCAAGAAACTGATCCTCTTCTATCTTGACGAGCGTCGCAAAGCTGGCCTTTCCGCCGTTAACGGGCCGAGTTCTGCTAACGACCATATCAACAAACCACCGCTGTGGCTGGTCCAGGCAATGCTGCTCAACCTCATCTTTGGACACAGCTGCGGTGATCGGCAAGCTGCCGAAGTCGCGAGCACTCACTGCGCTGCTCTTGTAAGCCTAGCCAAAGCTGCTGGTCTTGACAAGCCCGTCCCTCCAGAGCAGGGTAACCCTAATTCACCAAACAACGCCAACGGTGATAATATGCACATGTCCGATGATCAGCAGGCGGACAGTGTAGATGAGCACGCTCAGTGGATGCAGTGGAAGAATGTCGAGGAACGGAAGAGAACCTACTTTGCAATCTTCTCCATGTCGAGCTTGCTCGTCTCCGCCTACGCACATTCACCGCGCATCCTGAACTCCGAAATTCATCTGGACCTTCCATGTGAAGAGGATCTCTGGTCCGTTGACAACCCGCAGGCATGGATAGCAATGGGCGGATCAATGATCGCGCAGACTCGGGGACTGTCATTCATCTCAGCAATGACATATCTCCTCGAAGCTAGCACACGGCAATCAAACCCAGGCTCAAGAATGCGCAACCCATATCCACAAGCATTCGTCAGCGGTCAAACACTTAATGGTCCTGTTGAGAGTGACATCCGACCCAGCACTTTCGGTTGCTATGTGTTGATCAATGCGATGCATGTTTACATCTGGGAGACTAGAAATAGACACAACGGCCGACTATGGAAAACCCAAGAAACCGAGGCTATGCACGCACAGATCGAGCCTGCACTCAAGGCTTGGCAAGTTGCTTGGAGGGCCAACCCGAATCACAGCATCGAGCGACCGAGCCCCTTTGGGCCCTTGTCTGCCGACTGTATTCCACTGCTGGATCTGGCCTATGTGAGGCTCTTTGTCAACCTTGGTCGGGCAAAGGAACTTTTGTGGCAACGTGATTTCGATGGCATGGCCAACGAATTGGCTAGAGGCATCGACATCATCGGCCAAGCAGATGGTTCCCCGGAGAGCTCTTCTTCTATGGACATCAGCCATTCTCCAGATCAGATGGGTGCACAGGATAATGTCAGCCCTGGACGCACGAACCAAATGCCCAACGGACAGTCATCGAAACGCGAAAGACATCTCCGCAAGGCTGCCTTTTACGCTGCCGACTCTCTTTCCATGGCGGATAGACTGGGCGCTTCGTATCCCGACTACACATCCCGAGAGTTGCCCAACTCGTCCGCGTTGTGTACATTTGACTGTGCACAGGTCCTTGCTGAATGGGTGGCGACCGTGCAGGATCGCGTCGGACGCTACCTTGGCGTACTAGGCAGGGATGAGATTGACTTTACCGCAGTCCCAGCCATCTTGCTGCttgaagaggaggatgtgAAACTCTTGCAGAAGATTTCGGAAATTCTCCATCACGCTGACATGAAGATGGCTTATGACATTTCTTCGACCAGTATGCCAATGCTAGGTGGTCTTTCCAACCTTGGACATTGCGGATATGGCACCAAGTTGCTCATGGTGACGGCTTACATGCTGACTAAAGCTGCTGTATGGCCAG TCACCCATATACACGCCCGCGCACTCGAAGCGCACGCCCACCACATCAGCCAACGCGCAGAAAACTCCGTAAATATTCAGTAA
- a CDS encoding dynactin subunit 5, giving the protein MSRPTTRKAAPKGEYIETDSGNKVSRRSAITGTANITLGGRTVIMADVQLRGDLHPTRSAPSQSGKDVTPTSISIGRCTVISQGSVIKPPSRISRGMVHYYPMKIGDNVFVGPNSTIQAISISSHVHIGEHCTIGAFAIIKENVKILPHTVVPANMVIASGSVVGGQPARVVGEVGEGWGVSGGGGGGLGIGGGGEEKWVEGGDLRELVRSIR; this is encoded by the exons ATGTCACGCCCCACCACGCGAAAAGCCGCGCCAAAAGGCGAGTACATCGAAACG GACTCAGGCAACAAAGTATCCCGACGTAGCGCCATCACGGGAACGGCCAACATCACGCTCGGCGGGCGCACCGTCATCATGGCCGATGTGCAGCTACGCGGGGACTTGCACCCGACACGCTCCGCGCCGTCGCAGTCGGGCAAGGACGTGACGCCGACGAGCATTAGCATTGGGCGGTGTACGGTGATTAGCCAGGGCAGCGTGATTAAGCCGCCGAGTAGGATTAGTAGGGGTATGGTGCATTATTATCCCATGAAGATTGGGGATAATGTTTTTGTTG GTCCCAATTCTACCATCCAGGCTATATCTATCTCGTCACATGTTCATATTGGCGAACATTGCACTATCGGCGCCTTTGCTATTATTAAGGAAAACGTAAAGATTCTGCCGCATACGGTTGTTCCGGCTAATATGGTTATTGCGTCGGGGTCGGTCGTGGGTGGTCAGCCGGCGAGGGTGGTGGGTGAAGTGGGTGAAGGGTGGGGCGTtagtggtggtggaggcggtGGGTTGGGGATTGGGGGTGGTGGTGAGGAGAAGTGGGTCGAGGGTGGTGACTTGAGGGAGTTAGTGAGGAGTATTCGGTAG